ATCACCGCACCGCCGTGCTCTCCCGCACCCGGACCAAGATCAAGAATGCGGTCCGAGGCGCGCATGATCTCCGCATCGTGCTCGACCACCAGAATGGTGTTGCCCAGATCGCGCAGATCGAGCAAGATCTTGATCAATCGTGTGGTGTCGCGGCTGTGCAGGCCTATCGAAGGCTCGTCTAATACGTAGAGCGCTCCCACCAGGCGCGATCCCAGCGATGTTGCCAGTTGAATGCGTTGCGCTTCGCCGCCAGAGAGCGTGGAAGCCAGCCGGTCGAGCGTGAGGTATTCCAATCCCACATCATTCAAAAACTTTAGACGGTCGCGAATTTCATCCAGGATTTGGCCGGCAATTTCCTGCTCATAATCGCTCAGTTGCAGCTCTTTAAAAAAAATAGCGGCTTCTTCCACAGTAAAGCCGACGACATCGCAAATGTTTTTGCCGGCAATTTTTACGTGACGCGCCTCATTGCGCAGGCGCGCGCCCCGGCAGTCGGTGCAAAGCGCATATCCGCGATAACGACTGAGAAACACCCGTACGTGCAGCTTGTATTTCTTGCGCTCCAGGTGGGCAAAGAAACCGCGTACCCCCATGAAACTTCCTCGTTCGCCGCTCAGGATCTTTTCCTGGTCTTCACGGGAAAGATCGCCCCAGGGTACGTCCATAGAGATGTCATGCTGTCGGGCGAATTTCTTCATGTCCGCAAAAAAGGCGCGGTATTTAGGTTTGTTCCAGGGATCAATGGCGCCCTCCGCCAGCGTTTTTTGCGGATCGGGAATCACCAGGTTCAAGTCAAAATCAATCGTGTTGCCGAATCCCTGGCAGCGCGGACACGCTCCAAAAGGGTTGTTGAAAGAAAACAGCCGGGGCTCCGGCTCTTCGTAGCGGATGCCGCAATTCTTGCACTCAAAGCGCTGTGAAAATTTCCAGCGCTGGATGGGTTCGTCTTCGCGCGGAGCGGTTTCCAGCAACACCTCGCCCGACTCGCGATAGCAGGTCTCCACTGCATCTACAATGCGGGCGCGTGCATCAGGAGCGACCACGATGCGGTCCACCAACGCAAACACAGACTGAGAAAAATCAACCTCCAGCAACGATTCCGGCGTGGAAAATTCGAAAATTGTCCCATTTTGGAAAAGACGGTTAAAGCCCCGCTTGCGCAGGTCAAAAAGCCGCTCGTTTAAACTCTCCTCCGGCTTGGCCGGTGCAGAACGTTTCGTCTCTTTGCTCTTTGATTTCTTGGGCTTACTCTGTTCACTTTGCGGCCGTGTGCCGACAATCGGAAACAAAACGTTCAAGCGAGTGCCTTCACTCAAGGCAAGCACTGCCTGGGCCATCTCATCAATCGTGTCTTTTTTGACCGGAGACTCGCATTGGAGACAATACGTTTTACCGATACGGGCAAAGAGAAGCCGCAGGTAATCATAAATCTCCGTTGCCGTGGCTACGGTCGAGCGCGGATTGCGCGTGCTGTTCTTCTGCCGGATGGCGATTGCCGGCGCGATGCCCTCGATTACGTCAACATCCGGTTTTTCGATTCTCTCCAGAAATTGCCGGGCATAAGCAGAGAGCGATTCCACGTAGCGGCGCTGTCCTTCAGCGTAAATCGTATCGAAGGCGAGCGAAGATTTGCCCGAACCGGAAACTCCGGTCACCACCGTCAAGGTGTTGTGGGGAATTTCAAAGTCAATGTTTTTCAGGTTGTGCACGCGCGCGCCGCGCACAATAATGCTTTCTGTTGCCATGAAAATAGGGCCCAACTCCGCTGGATAACTCCTCAGCAGGTCCAAAGATGCTGGATAATCTTTCTATTATAAAAGAAATTGCTTTGACGGGGCGAAGCGTGGCTTCGGAGAAAACCAGGTTCTGCGAAACCAATTCTTTCCTTCGTGCTCTTTGTGTTTACCTTCGTGCTCTTTGTGGTTAAACAAAACTAACGTGAAAAGTGCATGATCGCGTAGACGTATATCCACAAAACTGCCATGAAATGCCAATACCAGGAAGTAACATCTACCACCAGGCAGCGGGTCTCAAGCTTCCAGGAGAACACTTCACTCGAGAGCGCATAAAGTAGCACCAATATGCCGATGCTCAGGTGAATAGCGTGGGTGCCGGCGAGCACATAAAAGAAAGAGCCACTGGTGTTGCCCACCACAAACATCCCTTCCTGCTGGAGCATGTTCCAGGCAGTCGCCTGTCCAACGAGAAATCCAATGGCCAAAATGACTGTGATTGCAAGCCAGGGCAAGGAACGCGAGTTTTCCTGCTGGATTCCCGGAATATCGGCCAGGGGCGCCAGTAATCCACGCCGCAACAGTTGACGCCGCGCGATTTCCAGTGTGACGCTGCTGATGAGAAGCAGGATGGTGTTGAAGATGAGCAGTGTTGGCAGGTGAAGTTTTTGCCAATAAATTACGCCGTGCCCGTTTCCACTCTGAATCACTGTATGCTGGCGGATCATATAGGCGCTGCTCAGGGCTATGAACAGCATCAGGATCGAGATCATGCTGAGGCCGAGCCCCAGGCGCCATCGCATCAAGCGATCGCGGTAACTCAGCCGCCCATCTTCGTTATGGCCGGAGTCGTCTCCGCCGTGATCGTCGGAAGGGAAGCGGTCGTTCGTGCCGCCCCCGCTCAAACGAGGTTCACGCTCTTCGCGTGCCGAATCGGGCAGCTCCGTTCCCTTAGGTTTGTCTCCCCATCTCATGCGCTACTGCTTTTACTACGTCTGTTATAACAACCCGGATTGCGGCTGAAAGTCTTTTCCGTTATAGTCTCCGCCGAATTCGTAAGCCCCGTGCTGCACTGGATTGCCTTCTTGCAACGGTTCCCACTCCAGCGTTGTGGCCTCCCAGGGATTTTGAGTGCTTGCTTTCCCCCGGAAGATGCTCCAAAACAAATTCACGAGAAACAAAACTTGCGCACTCATGGTTACAAACGCCGCTATGCTGATAAACATCTGCAGCGGCGCCAGCTTATAAACATAGTTTACCTCGGTTAGCTGCGAATAGCGCCGCGGATGTCCGGCCATCCCCAGTAAATGCATAGGCACAAAAGTCGCATAGGCCCCAAAAAAGCTCAACCAGAAATGAGTGCGTCCCAATTTTTCTGACATCATGCGGTTAAAGATCCTCGGAAACCAGAAGTATGTCGCCGCAAAGATAGCAAACACTGCCGCCATACCCATGATGAGGTGAAAATGCGCCACAACAAAATAAGTGTCATGGAGATAAGAATCCAGCACCGGCTGCGCCAGGATCGGCCCGGTCAGCCCCCCGGTAATAAATAACGACACAAAGCCGATGGAAAAAAGCATGGGTGTGGTGAAGCGCAAGCGTCCGCCCCACAGCGTTCCCAGCCAGTTAAACATCTTGACAGCGGAAGGAACCCCGATCGCCAGTGTGAGATTAGAAAACGCAAAAGCCGCATGCGGATTCATGCCACTGGTGAACATGTGGTGCCCCCAAATCCCGAAGCCGAGGACGCCAATCGCAATCGTGGCATAAACCATGGCGCGGTATCCAAAGACTGGCTTGCGCGCAAAAGTAGATAGCAGATGTGAGGTCACTCCCATTCCGGGAAGAATCGCAATGTAAACTTCGGGATGCCCGAAAAACCAGAAGAGATGCTGCCACAACAGCGGTGAC
The nucleotide sequence above comes from Terriglobales bacterium. Encoded proteins:
- a CDS encoding cytochrome c oxidase subunit 3; this translates as MRWGDKPKGTELPDSAREEREPRLSGGGTNDRFPSDDHGGDDSGHNEDGRLSYRDRLMRWRLGLGLSMISILMLFIALSSAYMIRQHTVIQSGNGHGVIYWQKLHLPTLLIFNTILLLISSVTLEIARRQLLRRGLLAPLADIPGIQQENSRSLPWLAITVILAIGFLVGQATAWNMLQQEGMFVVGNTSGSFFYVLAGTHAIHLSIGILVLLYALSSEVFSWKLETRCLVVDVTSWYWHFMAVLWIYVYAIMHFSR
- the uvrA gene encoding excinuclease ABC subunit UvrA produces the protein MATESIIVRGARVHNLKNIDFEIPHNTLTVVTGVSGSGKSSLAFDTIYAEGQRRYVESLSAYARQFLERIEKPDVDVIEGIAPAIAIRQKNSTRNPRSTVATATEIYDYLRLLFARIGKTYCLQCESPVKKDTIDEMAQAVLALSEGTRLNVLFPIVGTRPQSEQSKPKKSKSKETKRSAPAKPEESLNERLFDLRKRGFNRLFQNGTIFEFSTPESLLEVDFSQSVFALVDRIVVAPDARARIVDAVETCYRESGEVLLETAPREDEPIQRWKFSQRFECKNCGIRYEEPEPRLFSFNNPFGACPRCQGFGNTIDFDLNLVIPDPQKTLAEGAIDPWNKPKYRAFFADMKKFARQHDISMDVPWGDLSREDQEKILSGERGSFMGVRGFFAHLERKKYKLHVRVFLSRYRGYALCTDCRGARLRNEARHVKIAGKNICDVVGFTVEEAAIFFKELQLSDYEQEIAGQILDEIRDRLKFLNDVGLEYLTLDRLASTLSGGEAQRIQLATSLGSRLVGALYVLDEPSIGLHSRDTTRLIKILLDLRDLGNTILVVEHDAEIMRASDRILDLGPGAGEHGGAVIASGTFNEIIKATASLTGRYLSSELRIQLPAIRRKPGAEQLKITGARAHNLKDLTVNIPLRMLVAITGVSGSGKSTLVHDVLYNALAAAKRQNDFAPPIDLGQKLQKLEGSQYVDEVILVDQSPIGRTPRSNPVTYIKVFDAIRDLYASQPEAVKKGFSAGHFSFNIPGGRCEVCQGDGTVTVEMQFLADVELVCEECHGTRFKPEVLEVRYRGKNVYEALNLTVKEAMQFFAAAPKITEKLRVLDEVGLGYLRLGQSATTLSGGEAQRMKLAAHLQPKSIRGENGNGNGPDGRPTGKKRLPRILYIFDEPTTGLHFDDVSKLLSAFRKLIESGGSIVVIEHNLDVIRAADWVIDLGPEGGGRGGKVIVTGTPETVAKTAGSYTGKWLARILKSNGNSRSNGRK
- a CDS encoding cbb3-type cytochrome c oxidase subunit I, with the translated sequence MAGEARATTNRGASVTELHAAHGSSASSIVTEKPAGFLRRYLFSCDHKTIGLQYFFLALAAALVGIFLSLLMRIHIVWPTATIFGIGKITPESYLGLMTMHGTFMVFFVLTLAPQNAFGNYFLPLQIGAKRMAFPWLNMAAFWLALVSFLIMLAAFFVQGGAPISGWTHYAPLSAIASAGPGQGSGLDLWLVSIAVFCVASGIAAVNFIVTTIKLRAPGMTWMRLPLPCWAWFVTAFLILSAFSVLLAAAVMLFMDRHYGTSFFEPSGLMIAGQMIQHQGGSPLLWQHLFWFFGHPEVYIAILPGMGVTSHLLSTFARKPVFGYRAMVYATIAIGVLGFGIWGHHMFTSGMNPHAAFAFSNLTLAIGVPSAVKMFNWLGTLWGGRLRFTTPMLFSIGFVSLFITGGLTGPILAQPVLDSYLHDTYFVVAHFHLIMGMAAVFAIFAATYFWFPRIFNRMMSEKLGRTHFWLSFFGAYATFVPMHLLGMAGHPRRYSQLTEVNYVYKLAPLQMFISIAAFVTMSAQVLFLVNLFWSIFRGKASTQNPWEATTLEWEPLQEGNPVQHGAYEFGGDYNGKDFQPQSGLL